In a single window of the Pseudomonas sp. B21-015 genome:
- the ccmB gene encoding heme exporter protein CcmB yields the protein MSVFGLLVAREARLLFRRPAELANPLVFFAIVVSLFPLAVGPESQLLQTLSPGLVWVAALLSVLLSLDGLFRSDFEDGSLEQWVLSSHPLPLLVLAKVLAHWAFSGLALVLLAPLLALMLGLPAACLPVLLLSLLLGTPVLSLLGAVGAALTVGLKRGGLLLALLILPLYIPVLILGSGALQAALQGMPATGYLLWLGSLTALAITLTPFAIAAGLKISVGE from the coding sequence ATGAGTGTTTTCGGCCTGTTGGTCGCCCGCGAGGCACGTTTGCTGTTCCGCCGTCCTGCGGAACTGGCCAATCCGCTCGTATTCTTCGCCATCGTCGTTTCGCTGTTCCCATTAGCGGTCGGCCCCGAGTCTCAATTGTTGCAAACCTTGTCTCCGGGACTGGTCTGGGTGGCGGCGCTTTTATCGGTTCTGCTCTCGCTGGACGGGCTTTTCCGCAGTGATTTCGAAGACGGATCCCTTGAACAGTGGGTCCTTTCGTCGCACCCTCTGCCTCTTCTGGTGCTGGCCAAGGTACTGGCACACTGGGCCTTTTCCGGCCTGGCACTGGTTTTGCTCGCGCCCTTGCTGGCGTTGATGCTCGGTTTGCCTGCCGCCTGTCTGCCGGTGTTGCTGCTTTCCTTATTGCTGGGTACACCGGTGCTGAGCCTGCTCGGCGCGGTGGGCGCGGCGCTGACGGTAGGATTGAAACGTGGTGGCCTGTTGCTGGCGCTGCTGATTCTGCCGCTGTACATCCCGGTGTTGATTCTTGGCAGTGGCGCCTTGCAGGCGGCATTGCAGGGCATGCCGGCGACTGGTTATCTCTTGTGGCTTGGTAGCCTGACCGCCCTGGCGATAACCCTTACACCTTTTGCAATAGCTGCTGGCCTGAAGATCAGCGTCGGCGAATAA
- the ccmA gene encoding cytochrome c biogenesis heme-transporting ATPase CcmA: protein MTSPVLQTVALACERDLRLLFENLELRLASGEMLQISGPNGSGKTSLLRLLCGLMHPTAGQVLLNGQPLNEQRGELARNLLWIGHAAGIKDLLTPEENLSWLCALHQPASHEAIWQALAAVGLRGFEDVPCHTLSAGQQRRVALARLYLDSPPLWILDEPFTALDKQGVAQLEEHLAAHCESGGMIVLTTHHTLTRMPAGYRDIDLGNWAV, encoded by the coding sequence TTGACCAGTCCTGTCCTGCAAACCGTTGCCCTTGCCTGTGAGCGAGACCTTCGGCTGCTCTTCGAAAATCTCGAATTGCGACTGGCCAGTGGCGAAATGTTACAGATCAGCGGCCCTAACGGCAGTGGAAAAACCAGCCTTTTGCGCCTGCTTTGCGGTTTGATGCACCCGACCGCCGGTCAAGTATTGCTCAACGGCCAGCCATTGAACGAGCAACGCGGCGAACTGGCGCGCAACCTGTTGTGGATCGGCCACGCCGCCGGGATCAAGGACCTGCTGACCCCCGAAGAAAACCTCAGTTGGCTTTGCGCCTTGCATCAACCAGCCTCCCATGAGGCGATCTGGCAGGCACTGGCGGCGGTGGGACTGCGCGGTTTCGAGGATGTTCCCTGCCACACCCTGTCTGCCGGCCAGCAACGTCGCGTGGCGTTGGCGCGGTTGTATCTGGACAGCCCGCCGCTGTGGATCCTCGATGAGCCGTTCACCGCGCTCGACAAACAAGGCGTGGCGCAACTCGAAGAACACCTGGCCGCGCACTGCGAGAGCGGAGGTATGATCGTTCTGACCACTCACCACACCCTGACCCGGATGCCGGCCGGCTATCGTGACATTGATTTGGGGAACTGGGCCGTATGA
- a CDS encoding flagellar hook-length control protein FliK, translating into MTGEMNILPLPQTTPATSRPLVVSGDLLKLLTPMEGLISVGQTAKAEVLSLKQTDQTFQLLLKVTLDSGRQATVQATSTQPLPQGTSLAITQPSAGNLAVTVQQAIASSVATLTRIDTAQLPVGTLLQGKVLTSQVMPQVPGQPTVFRSMVSLLNTALSGSTLSIDSPTPLRIGTLLSALVQDTQTLRFVPLSSRQEQLAVTQQLVSQQSRQGSLDGLIKVLQNLPPSDQTSSDLRAAVDKLLAGLPDVQQLSTPKGLAQALANSGLFLEAKLLTGQNPTLTPDMKGDLLKLIAQLAPGLPANTNLNAIIAANTLAQALPSFVRSALGMLGQVSAKPQPTSFPLPARLLQSQDGEGDLEHLLRLAAAAVSRLQSHQLSSLEQTGVTDDGRLLSTWQLEIPMRNLQDIVPLQVKFQREEAPEKEQPHERRDEREPKQQLWRVELAFDMEPLGPLQIQAQLIKGSLSSQLWAERPYTASLIESNLAGLRERLLASGLNVGDLDCHLGTPPQGPQTRLEQRWVDETA; encoded by the coding sequence ATGACAGGCGAAATGAACATCCTCCCGCTGCCGCAGACCACGCCCGCGACATCGCGGCCGCTGGTGGTGAGCGGTGATCTACTCAAGCTGCTGACGCCGATGGAGGGCCTGATCTCCGTTGGGCAAACCGCCAAGGCTGAAGTGCTCTCGCTCAAGCAGACGGATCAGACTTTTCAACTGTTACTCAAAGTCACCCTCGACAGCGGCCGCCAAGCTACCGTTCAGGCCACCAGCACCCAGCCGCTGCCCCAAGGCACCAGCCTGGCGATTACCCAGCCGTCGGCGGGTAATCTGGCGGTCACGGTGCAACAGGCCATCGCCTCCAGCGTCGCCACCCTCACCCGCATCGACACGGCGCAACTGCCGGTCGGCACCCTGCTGCAAGGCAAAGTGCTGACCTCTCAGGTGATGCCGCAAGTGCCAGGCCAGCCGACGGTGTTTCGTTCGATGGTGAGCCTGCTCAACACCGCGCTGAGCGGCAGCACGCTGAGCATCGACAGCCCGACGCCGCTACGCATCGGCACCTTGCTGAGCGCCTTGGTGCAGGACACCCAGACACTGAGATTCGTGCCATTGAGCAGCCGTCAGGAGCAGCTGGCGGTGACCCAACAACTGGTCAGCCAGCAAAGTCGCCAGGGTTCTCTGGATGGCTTGATCAAAGTCCTGCAAAACCTGCCGCCGTCGGATCAGACCTCCAGCGACCTGCGCGCCGCCGTAGACAAACTGCTTGCCGGCCTGCCGGACGTCCAGCAACTGAGTACGCCTAAAGGCCTGGCCCAGGCGTTGGCCAACAGCGGCCTGTTCCTCGAAGCCAAATTGCTGACCGGACAAAACCCGACGCTGACGCCTGACATGAAAGGCGACCTGCTCAAGCTGATCGCACAGCTGGCGCCGGGCCTGCCAGCCAACACCAACCTCAACGCAATCATCGCCGCCAATACACTGGCGCAGGCGCTGCCGAGTTTCGTGCGCAGCGCCCTCGGCATGCTCGGGCAAGTCAGCGCCAAGCCGCAGCCGACCAGCTTCCCCCTGCCCGCGCGCTTGCTGCAAAGCCAGGACGGAGAAGGCGATCTGGAGCACCTGCTGCGCCTGGCCGCGGCGGCCGTCTCGCGCCTGCAAAGCCATCAACTGTCGAGCCTGGAACAGACTGGCGTCACCGACGACGGTCGACTGCTCAGCACCTGGCAGCTGGAAATCCCCATGCGCAACCTGCAGGACATCGTGCCGTTGCAGGTCAAATTCCAGCGCGAAGAAGCGCCCGAGAAAGAACAACCGCACGAACGTCGCGACGAACGCGAACCCAAGCAACAGCTGTGGCGCGTCGAGCTGGCATTCGACATGGAACCGTTGGGGCCGTTGCAGATTCAGGCCCAGCTGATCAAAGGCAGCCTCTCCAGCCAGCTCTGGGCCGAACGGCCGTACACCGCAAGCCTGATCGAAAGCAATCTGGCCGGGCTGCGCGAACGCCTGCTGGCGTCAGGCCTGAACGTCGGCGATCTGGACTGCCACCTCGGCACACCGCCACAAGGCCCTCAAACCCGCCTCGAACAACGCTGGGTCGACGAAACCGCATGA
- a CDS encoding EscU/YscU/HrcU family type III secretion system export apparatus switch protein — MNDSTAPRQAIALKYDGTHAPTLTAKGDEELAEEILRIARDYEVPIYENAELVKLLARMELGDSIPEELYRTIAEIIAFAWNLKGKFPAGHDPHVPMVEKDVTDRGDDY; from the coding sequence ATGAACGATTCCACCGCACCACGCCAGGCCATCGCCCTCAAATACGACGGCACCCACGCCCCGACCCTCACGGCCAAAGGTGATGAAGAACTGGCCGAAGAAATTCTGCGGATCGCCCGGGATTATGAGGTGCCGATCTATGAAAACGCCGAGCTGGTGAAACTGCTGGCGCGGATGGAACTGGGGGACAGCATTCCGGAGGAGTTGTATCGCACGATTGCCGAGATTATTGCGTTTGCGTGGAATTTGAAGGGCAAGTTTCCGGCGGGGCATGATCCGCATGTACCAATGGTCGAGAAGGATGTCACCGATCGCGGGGACGATTACTGA
- a CDS encoding DUF2802 domain-containing protein → MILEVAVIVLFLLWAGTLAMFLAYIRAQRQIAAQQAQGDALRDQRIKDLAKRVDDYQNGNVRMGEDLHELRAVVGPLPDKLAQLEQRDPSSLSFAQAARLVGMGASVDELTQSCGLTQAEAELMSKLHRN, encoded by the coding sequence TTGATTCTTGAGGTGGCTGTGATTGTCCTGTTCCTCTTGTGGGCAGGCACGCTGGCGATGTTCCTGGCGTACATCCGCGCTCAAAGGCAGATCGCCGCGCAGCAGGCCCAGGGCGATGCGCTGCGCGATCAGCGCATCAAGGACTTGGCCAAGCGCGTCGACGACTACCAGAACGGCAACGTGCGCATGGGTGAAGACCTGCACGAACTGCGCGCGGTCGTCGGCCCGTTGCCGGACAAACTGGCTCAGCTGGAACAGCGTGATCCGTCGAGCCTTTCCTTCGCCCAGGCCGCGCGCCTGGTGGGGATGGGGGCCAGCGTCGATGAACTGACTCAGTCTTGCGGGTTGACCCAGGCTGAGGCGGAGTTGATGAGTAAGTTGCACAGAAACTGA
- a CDS encoding chemotaxis protein CheW — MSSQATNAKGSEDPILQWVTFKLDNETYGINVMRVQEVLRYTEIAPVPGAPSYVLGIINLRGNVVTVIDTRQRFGLGTVDVSDNTRIVIIEADKQVVGIMVDSVAEVVYLRQSEIETAPNVGNEESAKFIQGVCNKNNELLILVELDKMMSEEEWSELESI, encoded by the coding sequence ATGAGCAGTCAAGCGACGAATGCAAAAGGTTCTGAAGATCCGATCCTGCAATGGGTGACCTTCAAACTGGACAATGAAACCTACGGCATCAACGTGATGCGCGTTCAGGAAGTCCTGCGCTACACCGAAATCGCTCCGGTGCCGGGTGCCCCGAGCTACGTGCTGGGCATCATCAACCTGCGCGGCAACGTGGTCACCGTGATCGACACCCGCCAGCGTTTCGGCCTGGGCACGGTCGACGTCAGCGACAACACCCGTATCGTCATCATTGAAGCCGACAAGCAAGTGGTCGGGATCATGGTCGACAGCGTGGCCGAAGTGGTTTACCTGCGTCAGTCGGAAATCGAGACCGCGCCGAACGTCGGTAACGAAGAGTCCGCCAAGTTCATTCAAGGCGTGTGCAACAAGAACAACGAATTGCTGATCCTGGTCGAGCTGGACAAGATGATGAGCGAAGAAGAATGGTCGGAACTGGAGAGTATCTGA
- a CDS encoding CheW domain-containing protein: MNRPVQITSRPQLALQSYLDGLLQEATEELLPEIEVLPEVVEPQASLNEFQAAVLEEQARDAQKPAVVAAPIVAPAVKAPVAVIEAPTPILAPVSTIAPLLQALVPPVVEVHLPPSNTPPPVETDGRPAWAAEPFECLLFDVAGLTLAVPLVCLGSIYSLAGHELTPLFGQPEWFLGILPSQAGNLKVLDTARWVMPDRYRDDFRQGLQYVISVQGYEWGLAVHQVSRSLRLDPNEIKWRSHRGQRPWLAGTVIEHMCALLDVAALAELIASGGAKHMGGSKPLHKST, translated from the coding sequence GTGAATCGGCCGGTGCAGATCACCTCGCGCCCGCAACTGGCCCTCCAGTCCTATCTGGACGGCTTGCTGCAGGAAGCGACCGAAGAGTTGTTGCCAGAAATCGAGGTATTGCCCGAGGTTGTCGAGCCGCAAGCCTCTCTGAACGAGTTCCAGGCGGCGGTGCTCGAAGAGCAGGCTCGCGATGCGCAGAAACCCGCCGTGGTGGCAGCGCCAATCGTCGCGCCAGCGGTGAAAGCACCAGTGGCCGTGATCGAAGCGCCGACACCGATTCTGGCGCCCGTGTCGACGATTGCACCGTTGCTGCAAGCGTTGGTGCCGCCGGTGGTGGAAGTTCATCTGCCGCCGAGCAACACGCCGCCTCCGGTGGAAACCGATGGCCGTCCGGCCTGGGCTGCCGAGCCGTTCGAATGCCTGTTGTTCGACGTCGCCGGGTTGACCCTGGCGGTGCCGCTGGTGTGCCTGGGCTCGATTTATTCCCTGGCCGGGCACGAGCTGACGCCGCTGTTCGGTCAGCCGGAATGGTTCCTCGGGATCCTGCCGAGCCAGGCCGGCAACCTGAAAGTCCTGGACACCGCGCGCTGGGTCATGCCGGACCGCTACCGTGATGATTTTCGCCAGGGCCTGCAATACGTTATTTCGGTTCAGGGCTACGAATGGGGGCTGGCGGTGCATCAGGTCAGCCGCTCGTTGCGCCTGGACCCGAACGAAATCAAATGGAGAAGTCATCGGGGTCAGCGGCCATGGCTCGCCGGCACGGTGATTGAACACATGTGCGCTTTGCTCGATGTCGCCGCACTGGCCGAATTGATCGCCAGCGGCGGGGCGAAGCACATGGGCGGCAGTAAGCCGCTACACAAATCGACGTAA
- a CDS encoding ParA family protein, producing the protein MRVWAVANQKGGVGKTTSSIALAGLLAEAGKRVVMVDLDPHGSMTSYFGYDPDSLEHSSYDLFLHKGSVPQGLPGQLLMPTSDERISLLPSSTALATLERQSPGQSGLGLVIAKSLAQLWQDFDYAVIDSPPLLGVLMVNALAASQQLVIPVQTEHLAVKGLERMVNTLAMINRSRKLALPFNIVPTLFDRRTQASLGTLRVLRDKYPEEIWQGYIPIDTRLRDASRAGLTPSQFDGKSRGVLAYRALLKHLLAQQLVPQVA; encoded by the coding sequence ATGAGAGTCTGGGCAGTCGCCAATCAAAAGGGTGGTGTCGGTAAAACCACTTCCTCCATCGCTTTAGCCGGTTTGCTGGCTGAGGCGGGCAAGCGTGTGGTCATGGTCGATCTCGATCCCCACGGCTCCATGACCAGCTACTTCGGTTACGACCCCGACAGCCTGGAACACAGCAGCTACGACCTGTTTCTGCACAAGGGCAGCGTGCCGCAAGGCTTGCCCGGTCAGTTGCTGATGCCCACCAGTGACGAGCGCATTTCCCTGTTGCCGTCGAGCACGGCGCTGGCAACCCTTGAGCGCCAGTCGCCGGGCCAGAGTGGTTTGGGCCTGGTGATCGCCAAGAGCCTGGCGCAACTCTGGCAGGACTTCGATTACGCCGTGATCGACAGCCCGCCGTTGCTCGGCGTGCTGATGGTCAATGCCTTGGCGGCGAGCCAGCAGTTGGTGATCCCGGTGCAGACCGAACACTTGGCGGTCAAAGGTCTGGAACGCATGGTCAACACGTTGGCGATGATCAACCGCTCGCGCAAACTGGCGCTGCCGTTCAACATCGTGCCGACCCTGTTTGACCGCCGCACCCAGGCTTCTCTCGGTACCCTTCGTGTGCTGCGCGACAAGTACCCGGAAGAAATCTGGCAAGGCTACATTCCGATCGATACCCGCTTGCGTGACGCGAGCCGGGCGGGGCTGACGCCTTCGCAATTCGACGGCAAGAGCCGTGGTGTCCTCGCGTACCGTGCACTGCTCAAGCATCTGCTGGCGCAGCAACTTGTTCCGCAGGTGGCTTGA
- the motD gene encoding flagellar motor protein MotD yields MARRRQPEEHVNHERWLVSYADFITLLFAFFVVMYSISSINEGKYKVISEALIGVFTDSDRALKPIPIGEERPQTVTPAKPLVKDSEQIDAGIAQAANDPLKSIADDISAAFGDLISSNQMTVRGNELWVEIELNSSLLFGSGDAMPSDIAFNIIDKVAAILRPFDNPIHVEGFTDDQPIRTAQYPTNWELSSARSASIVRMLAMQGVNPGRLASVGYGEFQPVASNATAEGRARNRRVVLVVSRNLDVRRSLTGTGTANAKPDAALKRAGTQTAPTPVKSPGRESAVNSPSPALIR; encoded by the coding sequence ATGGCTCGTCGTCGGCAACCTGAAGAACACGTAAACCACGAACGCTGGCTCGTTTCCTACGCCGACTTCATTACGTTGCTGTTCGCTTTCTTCGTGGTGATGTACTCGATCTCGTCGATCAACGAAGGCAAGTACAAGGTCATTTCCGAGGCGTTGATCGGGGTGTTTACCGACTCCGACCGCGCCCTCAAGCCGATTCCCATCGGCGAAGAGCGACCGCAGACCGTGACCCCGGCCAAGCCGCTGGTCAAGGACAGCGAACAGATCGACGCCGGCATTGCCCAGGCCGCCAACGATCCGCTCAAAAGCATTGCCGATGACATCAGCGCGGCGTTCGGTGATTTGATCAGCTCCAACCAGATGACCGTGCGCGGCAACGAGTTGTGGGTCGAGATCGAGCTCAATTCCAGCCTGTTGTTCGGCAGCGGCGACGCCATGCCCAGCGACATCGCGTTCAACATCATCGACAAGGTCGCCGCGATCCTCCGGCCGTTCGACAACCCGATCCACGTCGAAGGCTTCACCGACGATCAGCCGATCCGCACCGCTCAATACCCGACCAACTGGGAGCTGTCCTCGGCCCGTTCGGCGAGCATCGTGCGCATGCTGGCGATGCAGGGCGTGAACCCTGGCCGCTTGGCGTCGGTGGGTTATGGCGAATTCCAGCCAGTGGCCAGTAACGCCACTGCCGAGGGTCGGGCGCGCAACCGTCGGGTGGTGCTGGTGGTGTCACGAAACCTCGATGTACGCCGCAGCCTCACCGGCACCGGAACCGCCAATGCGAAACCGGATGCCGCGTTGAAGCGTGCTGGCACACAAACTGCACCGACCCCGGTCAAGTCGCCGGGACGAGAGAGTGCCGTCAATTCTCCGTCACCCGCATTAATACGTTGA